The following nucleotide sequence is from Apium graveolens cultivar Ventura chromosome 4, ASM990537v1, whole genome shotgun sequence.
CTCGTCATTAGAATCAAGAAAGGGTTTAAGACGGGAATGTTTTTGTGCGGCGTTTCATCTGGTTGTAATTCTCATGTGATGGTAGTAACAAAAATgctttcttttttttttgctttCCTGCCGTATGTGAGAAGCCCTTGATGAAGATGGCACAGGGGGGGAGCACGGAATGCAATTGCATTTCCGGACCCTGTATATCGTAACAGCATAGTTATACTTTCGAGGAATTAAGCCATGCATGACTATTCTAATGCAGCTTTTTAAGGCCTTCAATAGATGAAAATTAACAGACATATCATGTGAATAAGTTCTAGTTGTATTTGAAGCAACTTTTTGTTTTGAGCTGCCAGAAGCCTATCATCTGAGATTACAGACCAATTGCCATTGTTTTTCTTTACAAATATTGCTTGTTTATGTATTACACTTGACAAATATTGACTAGTTACTGATAAATTTCTTTTGTTGAGCTATTGTATCAACTTCTGTGAGGCAATTTCTGTTTAGTTACTTCATGTTAAAGATATAAACTCCTTACTTGGGAGCTCTACTTTATTTGAGAACCTAGTAGTAGTAATGGTTGGTTGTCGTATGTAGAGCCGGCCAAACGGTCGGCAGACCGTGCTGGGGTGAATTTCGGGTCCGGCTCAACAGCCAGTTAACTAGTGAACGGCTTGTAAAGCTGCACGAGGCGTGTCATGCCGATTTGACAAAATGTTAGCCCGTGAACAGCTCGCGAATTAGGCGATTTTAACGGTCCGGCGAGTTGGCGGTTCATGGTGAACGACAAATAACATGAATAACGAATAAAACGAATAATCGTTTGATTTGACACCAACCCCTTTTGTTgtcttttttttatattttgtttTTTACTTTGTACAAAAagactttgcatttctgtttttattttacattttttggatttttgtttttattttacaTTTCTTATATTGAAAAAGATTTTCGATTTATAACACATTTcaacatttttaaaaatttactcgtattttatttgataaactaatcaaaagaaataaattttatttttactcatatttttaaaaagttagtttttAAAAAACAAATATGTTATTTTTGAAGGAAAAGAGGATGGTACGGTATCGGTATCGGTATCCGTAAACTGATACGGTATCAGTATCATTTTGCATTTAGCCCAAAATACCTTGATATCGCATATCTCCCTCGCTTTTTTTACAGACGGGCAAAAGCCAAACAAGTCACTGTATTCTAAATATCGTTCCGAGGTGGCttaagatatcttgtaattaataaaataattttaaaaatatatgtaaTTCTGATTTATTAGTAACTTATAAATTATAGTCAAATATGTACTGTTCGTGTAATATCCAACTCAGCTCGTTTCGGCTTTGATTTAAATTTTGAAGAAGGGAACACCATACTTTCAAATGTAGTCGTTAATTATTTGTACTTAACAATCACGCAAGTAATTACAATTTTACGATTTTACCGATTTGGAAAATCATAACGAGATTATATATTTCCAATTAAAATGATTCTATATTTATTACCTAACTATGGAAACTTTTATTTAGCTAGATATTACAACTAATTATACTTACCTCAAATGACATGAAAACGTGTAAAACCATGTatcttttaattttttaaatatttaaatttgtaCAAAAAACAAATTAAGAAGAAACAAAGATCTTAACATATAAATGCGTGTTCATGTTATGCATCAAGAAATTTAATTATATTGATTTGCCTCATTGGCAAAGAAATCTCAGATGCGTTTACAAAAATGCACACATTTCTTATTTAGTAGTGAAAGAGCAAAAAAGAGttatatataaacacataacttccatatactttgatcttGCCCTGTTTGGTGTTTTCTACAAAAATCATACAAGGCATCATGACAAGAAAGAAGGTGAAGTTAGCATTCATCAGTAATGATGCTTCTCGAAAAGCGACATTCAAGAAAAGGAAGAAGGGGCTGATGAagaaggttggagagttgagtacCTTATGTGGTATTGATGCTTGTGCTATCATTTATAGTCAGTATGAGCCCCAACCTGAAGTGTGGCCTAATACAGAAGGTGTTCAGCGTGTGTTGGCTCAGTTTAAGCGAATGCCGGAGATGGAGCAGAGCAAGAAGATGGTTAATCAGGAGAGTTTTATGCGACAGAGGATTGCGAAAGCTAATGAGCAGTTGAAGAAACAGTGTAAGGATAATAGGGAGAAGGAAATGATTGAGGTTATGTATCAGTGTTTGACGGGGAAAATTGGTTTACAAAATTTGATGATCCCGGATTTGAATGATCTTGGTTGGCTTATTGATCACAAGTTGAAGGAGATTTATAAAAGAATTGATCAGATATCGGCTGCTAAGAAAAAGAATACTACTACTGGGAAAGTTGGCTCTGGCTCTGGATCTGGCTGTGGCTCGGGATCAGCTGCTGCAATGTTGAAAGGTAAAGGAGTGGCTAATTGTGTTGATGGAACGGAAGAAAAGGCTATAGAGGGCGAGATGGAAGcaatgcagcagcagcagcagaGACCGCCTTGGTTCAGCGACTGGATCAACAGCAATAGTGGGAACAGCAGTACTGATCAGATGCAGAACCAGCAGCAACACTGCCAGAATTTGGGATTTAGTCGCGGTGAGGAGATGATGATGCCTTATGGAGATGCGCAGAATGGTGGCATGTGGTCAAGTGCATTCTTTCCATAGTTTCCAATCAAGGAGAAGCAGATGAAAGGATTTGTGTGACAGTGCTGGTTACCTGTGTTTTTGTTGTTTTTTGGATCAATCTTGAGGATAATGGTTAAAAATACCCATTTTTGGGTTGAATTTGCTTAAAATACCCATTTTCAGAAAATATGCTCAAATGCGTATTACACGCATTTGAGAATTGGGTATGTAAGAAAATTATTAAAGATACACATTTCGTATTATCATTGGGATACGCATTTGCCAAATGCGTATcacaaaaatataaaaaaaataaaaactggATACTCATTTCACAAATGGGTATTTAGTACAAAACAGGATAATCATATGGCAATTGCGTATCCAAACGAATATTTTCAGCACTACACTCCCAGAATGGATATTTTCAGCATTTTGCaccaaaaaaatattattattaacatTCTTTCGAACTTTGAAGGATATTTGTTTTGCTTTTAATAAATTTCTATCTGGTGTGTTCTTATTTTTGGCTTGCTACAATAATTCCATTGCTtgttatattccttttttttcTTCGTTATTTTTATACATTAATAACTTCAAGGTATATTAAAtctatctcttc
It contains:
- the LOC141717311 gene encoding agamous-like MADS-box protein AGL80, yielding MTRKKVKLAFISNDASRKATFKKRKKGLMKKVGELSTLCGIDACAIIYSQYEPQPEVWPNTEGVQRVLAQFKRMPEMEQSKKMVNQESFMRQRIAKANEQLKKQCKDNREKEMIEVMYQCLTGKIGLQNLMIPDLNDLGWLIDHKLKEIYKRIDQISAAKKKNTTTGKVGSGSGSGCGSGSAAAMLKGKGVANCVDGTEEKAIEGEMEAMQQQQQRPPWFSDWINSNSGNSSTDQMQNQQQHCQNLGFSRGEEMMMPYGDAQNGGMWSSAFFP